A single region of the Sphaeramia orbicularis chromosome 6, fSphaOr1.1, whole genome shotgun sequence genome encodes:
- the rpl27a gene encoding large ribosomal subunit protein uL15 → MKLLSVSEVSLQFGPPPPGVAVRFCALLSGPKSRTKPRVFQISLLFQLASKMPTKKTKTRKLRGHVSHGHGRVGKHRKHPGGRGNAGGMHHHRINFDKYHPGYFGKVGMRHYHLKRNASHCPTINLDKLWTLVSEQTRLNYGKKPDGPAPIIDAVRAGYYKVLGKGKLPKQPVIVKAKFFSRRAEEKIKSVGGACVLMA, encoded by the exons ATGAAGCTGCTCTCAGTGTCTGAAGTGTCGCTGCAGTTCGGTCCTCCACCGCCGGGCGTCGCTGTGCGTTTCTGCGCTTTGTTGTCGGGACCCAAATCTCGCACAAAACCGCGTGTTTTCCAAATCTCGCTCCTCTTTCAACTAGCCTCCAAGATG CCGACCAAGAAAACCAAGACCAGGAAGCTCCGAGGACACGTGAGCCACGGACATGGTCGCGTTG GCAAACACAGGAAGCATCCTGGAGGCCGCGGTAATGCCGGTGGGATGCATCACCACAGAATCAACTTCGACAAATA CCATCCTGGGTACTTTGGTAAGGTGGGTATGAGACACTACCACCTGAAGAGGAACGCGTCCCACTGTCCCACCATCAACCTGGACAAGCTGTGGACGCTGGTGAGCGAACAGACCAGGCTCAACTATGGCAAGAAGCCCGATGGCCCCGCCCCCATCATCGATGCCGTGCGCGCT GGTTACTACAAAGTTCTGGGCAAAGGGAAGCTGCCCAAACAGCCGGTGATCGTCAAGGCCAAGTTCTTCAGCCGGCGAGCTGAGGAGAAGATCaagtcagtgggcggagcctgtGTCCTGATGGCGTAG